In the Clostridium beijerinckii genome, one interval contains:
- a CDS encoding nitroreductase family protein, with translation MIKEIEMRRSIRKYSSKPVEDEKINELLESARLAPSGNNTQPWHYIVVKSEEMRQKIVEASHNQKWMFTAPVFIVCVADIRCRIKEGDVYLDDNSPQDELKRIIRDTSISTGYMLLEANNLGLGVCWVAEFTQEEIRPVLNIPSDKYVVGVLTIGYPDETPKVRPRKKLEDMIHYESWE, from the coding sequence ATGATTAAAGAAATTGAAATGCGTAGAAGCATAAGAAAATATAGTAGTAAACCAGTAGAAGATGAAAAAATAAATGAATTACTTGAAAGTGCAAGGCTTGCTCCATCAGGTAACAATACGCAACCTTGGCACTACATAGTAGTGAAATCTGAAGAAATGAGACAAAAAATAGTAGAAGCTTCTCATAATCAAAAATGGATGTTTACAGCTCCAGTATTTATTGTATGTGTTGCAGATATACGTTGCAGAATTAAAGAAGGGGATGTGTATTTAGATGATAACAGTCCTCAGGATGAATTAAAAAGAATAATTAGAGATACTTCAATTTCAACAGGGTATATGCTACTGGAAGCTAATAACTTGGGACTAGGCGTTTGCTGGGTGGCAGAATTCACACAGGAAGAAATTAGACCAGTATTAAATATACCATCAGACAAATATGTAGTTGGAGTCTTAACCATTGGATACCCAGATGAAACTCCTAAAGTTCGTCCAAGAAAGAAACTTGAAGATATGATTCATTACGAAAGTTGGGAGTAA
- a CDS encoding GNAT family N-acetyltransferase: MITEGDINIRTIEERDLKVIYKFNSQKTRGNYQEFQFESFRKLQLEYEKDGFCSSEFQILNVEKEEQTIGLLYLSFYRQGIVRIGLVLSSDNCNKGNGTVILNLIVKYIFENYPIVRIEADTDVENIIAQKVLQKAGFLREGTLRKYRYHHGTYHDSYIYSIIK, translated from the coding sequence ATGATTACAGAAGGAGATATTAATATAAGAACTATTGAGGAACGTGATTTAAAAGTAATTTATAAATTTAATTCACAAAAGACACGTGGAAATTATCAAGAATTTCAATTTGAATCATTTCGAAAACTACAACTTGAATATGAGAAAGATGGTTTTTGCTCCTCTGAGTTTCAAATATTGAATGTAGAAAAAGAAGAGCAAACAATTGGATTGCTCTACTTAAGTTTTTATAGACAAGGAATTGTGAGAATTGGCTTAGTTTTAAGTTCTGATAATTGTAACAAAGGAAATGGAACAGTTATACTTAATTTAATAGTAAAGTATATATTCGAGAATTACCCAATAGTAAGGATAGAAGCTGATACTGACGTAGAAAATATCATTGCTCAAAAGGTATTGCAAAAAGCAGGATTTCTAAGAGAAGGTACATTGAGAAAATATCGATATCATCATGGTACATATCATGATTCATATATTTATAGCATTATAAAGTAG